From a region of the Arvicanthis niloticus isolate mArvNil1 chromosome 6, mArvNil1.pat.X, whole genome shotgun sequence genome:
- the Pwwp2a gene encoding PWWP domain-containing protein 2A isoform X2 produces MPSHPVFSVELKIELRSSCFCSFSLLTELSSQYLERFGPHGIPVTVFPKREYKDKPDAMQLQSNTFQEGIEVKREVNGAVPDDLSPVPPPERLWTSKPPPLFHEGAPYPPPLFIRDTYNQSIPQPPPRKIKRPKRKMYREEPTSIMNAIKLRPRQVLCDKCKSSVVAEKKEIRKGSSDSSRYEDKKRRNDSVATVNKKLKTDHKVDGKNQNESQRRNAVVRVSSITHSRGRVVKVSAQANTSKAQLNTKKVLQSKNMDHAKAREVLKIAKEKAQKKQSETSTSKNTHSKVHFTRRYQNPSSGSLPPRVRLKPQRYRNEENDSSLKTGLEKIRSGKLAPKPQSRCTSTRSAGEAPSEKQSPSEGPEESASEVQDTSRVHVPGEQEELWTLGKRGSRSSISVYLTLNQEKSDSSSASVCSIDSMDDLKSSNSECSSSESFIFPPGCMHTPSASSTSTSSSSKEEESLSNSLKMKIFSKNVSKCITPDGRTICVGDIVWAKIYGFPWWPARILTITVSRKDNGLLARQEARISWFASPTTSSLALSQLSPFLENFQLRFNKKRKGLYRRAITEAAKAAKQLSPEVRALLTQFET; encoded by the exons atgccatcacacccagtgttTTCTGTGGAGCtaaagattgaactcaggtcctcgtgcttctGCAGTTTtagtttactgactgagctatcttctcAGTACCTGGAGAG GTTTGGGCCCCATGGGATCCCTGTGACAGTATTTCCCAAAAGGGAATATAAGGACAAACCAGACGCCATGCAGCTCCAAAGTAACACATTCCAAGAAGGGATAGAAGTCAAGCGGGAAGTGAACGGTGCTGTTCCCGATGACCTTTCTCCAGTCCCTCCTCCTGAGCGCCTGTGGACTTCCAAACCACCTCCTCTCTTTCACGAAGGAGCACCTTATCCTCCCCCCTTGTTTATCAGGGACACATATAACCAATCAATACCTCAACCGCCTCCTCGGAAAATTAAACGACCCAAACGAAAAATGTACAGGGAAGAACCCACTTCAATAATGAATGCAATTAAGCTACGGCCCAGGCAAGTCCTGTGTGATAAATGTAAAAGCAGTGTTGttgcagaaaagaaggaaattagaAAAGGTAGCAGTGACTCTTCTAGGTATGAAGATAAAAAACGGAGAAATGACAGTGTAGCTACTGTGaacaaaaaactgaaaactgACCATAAAGTGGATGGGAAAAACCAAAACGAAAGCCAGAGAAGGAACGCTGTGGTGAGGGTTTCCAGTATCACTCACAGCAGGGGCAGAGTAGTCAAGGTTTCTGCTCAGGCAAATACATCAAAAGCTCAGTTAAATACCAAGAAAGTGCTCCAGAGCAAGAACATGGATCACGCAAAAGCTCGGGAAGTATTGAAAATTgccaaagaaaaggcacaaaagAAGCAAAGTGAAACTTCCACTTCCAAAAACACACACTCGAAAGTCCATTTCACACGTCGGTATCAGAATCCTAGCTCAGGGTCTCTCCCACCTCGAGTGCGTTTAAAACCGCAAAGGTACAGGAATGAAGAAAATGACTCTTCTCTgaagacagggctggagaaaaTTCGGAGTGGCAAGCTGGCCCCTAAGCCGCAGTCTAGATGCACCTCCACCCGCTCAGCAGGTGAGGCCCCTTCAGAAAAACAGAGTCCCTCAGAAGGCCCAGAAGAGTCCGCCAGTGAGGTTCAGGACACAAGCAGAGTGCATGTGCCTGGTGAGCAGGAGGAACTGTGGACGTTGGGCAAAAGGGGCAGCAGAAGCAGTATATCTGTTTACCTGACCCTAAATCAAGAGAAATCCGACTCTTCCAGTGCTTCAGTATGTAGCATTGATAGCATGGATGATTTGAAATCCTCCAACTCTGAGTGTAGCTCTTCTGAGAGCTTTATTTTTCCTCCAGGCTGTATGCACACACCTTCTGCCTCTTCCActtctacttcctcctcttcaAAGGAAGAGGAAAGCCTCAGTAATTccttgaaaatgaaaatcttttCCAAAAATGTCTCTAAATGTATCACACCAGATGGCAGGACCATATGTGTAGGGGACATTGTTTGGGCCAAGATATATGGCTTCCCATGGTGGCCAGCTCGAATTCTTACCATAACTGTAAGCCGGAAAGATAATGGCCTTTTAGCTAGGCAGGAGGCCCGTATTTCATGGTTTGCATCTCCAACAACATCTTCCCTTGCTCTCTCACAACTCTCCCCCTTTCTAGAAAACTTCCAGTTACGGTTTaataagaagagaaagggacTGTATCGCAGGGCTATCACAGAGGCAGCAAAGGCTGCTAAGCAGCTGAGCCCTGAAGTGCGGGCTTTGTTGACGCAATTTGAAACGTGA
- the Pwwp2a gene encoding PWWP domain-containing protein 2A isoform X6, whose amino-acid sequence MQLQSNTFQEGIEVKREVNGAVPDDLSPVPPPERLWTSKPPPLFHEGAPYPPPLFIRDTYNQSIPQPPPRKIKRPKRKMYREEPTSIMNAIKLRPRQVLCDKCKSSVVAEKKEIRKGSSDSSRYEDKKRRNDSVATVNKKLKTDHKVDGKNQNESQRRNAVVRVSSITHSRGRVVKVSAQANTSKAQLNTKKVLQSKNMDHAKAREVLKIAKEKAQKKQSETSTSKNTHSKVHFTRRYQNPSSGSLPPRVRLKPQRYRNEENDSSLKTGLEKIRSGKLAPKPQSRCTSTRSAGEAPSEKQSPSEGPEESASEVQDTSRVHVPGEQEELWTLGKRGSRSSISVYLTLNQEKSDSSSASVCSIDSMDDLKSSNSECSSSESFIFPPGCMHTPSASSTSTSSSSKEEESLSNSLKMKIFSKNVSKCITPDGRTICVGDIVWAKIYGFPWWPARILTITVSRKDNGLLARQEARISWFASPTTSSLALSQLSPFLENFQLRFNKKRKGLYRRAITEAAKAAKQLSPEVRALLTQFET is encoded by the coding sequence ATGCAGCTCCAAAGTAACACATTCCAAGAAGGGATAGAAGTCAAGCGGGAAGTGAACGGTGCTGTTCCCGATGACCTTTCTCCAGTCCCTCCTCCTGAGCGCCTGTGGACTTCCAAACCACCTCCTCTCTTTCACGAAGGAGCACCTTATCCTCCCCCCTTGTTTATCAGGGACACATATAACCAATCAATACCTCAACCGCCTCCTCGGAAAATTAAACGACCCAAACGAAAAATGTACAGGGAAGAACCCACTTCAATAATGAATGCAATTAAGCTACGGCCCAGGCAAGTCCTGTGTGATAAATGTAAAAGCAGTGTTGttgcagaaaagaaggaaattagaAAAGGTAGCAGTGACTCTTCTAGGTATGAAGATAAAAAACGGAGAAATGACAGTGTAGCTACTGTGaacaaaaaactgaaaactgACCATAAAGTGGATGGGAAAAACCAAAACGAAAGCCAGAGAAGGAACGCTGTGGTGAGGGTTTCCAGTATCACTCACAGCAGGGGCAGAGTAGTCAAGGTTTCTGCTCAGGCAAATACATCAAAAGCTCAGTTAAATACCAAGAAAGTGCTCCAGAGCAAGAACATGGATCACGCAAAAGCTCGGGAAGTATTGAAAATTgccaaagaaaaggcacaaaagAAGCAAAGTGAAACTTCCACTTCCAAAAACACACACTCGAAAGTCCATTTCACACGTCGGTATCAGAATCCTAGCTCAGGGTCTCTCCCACCTCGAGTGCGTTTAAAACCGCAAAGGTACAGGAATGAAGAAAATGACTCTTCTCTgaagacagggctggagaaaaTTCGGAGTGGCAAGCTGGCCCCTAAGCCGCAGTCTAGATGCACCTCCACCCGCTCAGCAGGTGAGGCCCCTTCAGAAAAACAGAGTCCCTCAGAAGGCCCAGAAGAGTCCGCCAGTGAGGTTCAGGACACAAGCAGAGTGCATGTGCCTGGTGAGCAGGAGGAACTGTGGACGTTGGGCAAAAGGGGCAGCAGAAGCAGTATATCTGTTTACCTGACCCTAAATCAAGAGAAATCCGACTCTTCCAGTGCTTCAGTATGTAGCATTGATAGCATGGATGATTTGAAATCCTCCAACTCTGAGTGTAGCTCTTCTGAGAGCTTTATTTTTCCTCCAGGCTGTATGCACACACCTTCTGCCTCTTCCActtctacttcctcctcttcaAAGGAAGAGGAAAGCCTCAGTAATTccttgaaaatgaaaatcttttCCAAAAATGTCTCTAAATGTATCACACCAGATGGCAGGACCATATGTGTAGGGGACATTGTTTGGGCCAAGATATATGGCTTCCCATGGTGGCCAGCTCGAATTCTTACCATAACTGTAAGCCGGAAAGATAATGGCCTTTTAGCTAGGCAGGAGGCCCGTATTTCATGGTTTGCATCTCCAACAACATCTTCCCTTGCTCTCTCACAACTCTCCCCCTTTCTAGAAAACTTCCAGTTACGGTTTaataagaagagaaagggacTGTATCGCAGGGCTATCACAGAGGCAGCAAAGGCTGCTAAGCAGCTGAGCCCTGAAGTGCGGGCTTTGTTGACGCAATTTGAAACGTGA